CTTGGCAGCCGGCATCACCATCATTGGTTTGTCGTTCTCAGCCGGCTATGCCATTGGCCGACAGTCACTGCGTACGGCTTCCGTAAACTGAGATAGCGCTAGACCACTTGGGCCATCACGGATGATATTTATATGGAATTTACTATCATGGCGTTGGGTATTTATATAAGTTAATAATAATGAGTTGAGCAGTGAATCTTTCCAGTAATATCGTAATTACTGCTTATCGTACAAGGCTGGTATATGTATATGAAAAAGAGTAAATAAAATACCTACCATAGGTCGAGGCGGTGAGGTATAGTAGAAACTTGAACGGTATTTATAGCAAAGTTCATGTTTTGGAGTTTTTTAGGACGCTGCGTCATTCTTTAGTTTAGTTAGATCGCCACTCCCTCAGTCCTcttatacttgtacctacTAAACATGCATGTAAAACGCACAACAGTTCATCAACACCAGATCACCACAACAagcagacacagaagcgTGTCGACAACGACAGAAAcaacacagaaacaacacagaaacaacagaaacaacacGTGCGCGTAATTCAACACATAGACACGTCCACATGCAGATACAAGCATTCGACTCCATTTTCGGAGACGCTTTTGACGACTCTCTGAGAATACCTGCTGAGACAGACGTTCAGGACCTAAACATGGCTTCTCTGGACACTATCAGGGAGTGGATGAGTCCTGACAATAGCAACGCTGATGTTAGTGATATCCAGGCGTCGATAGCACTCATTCCTCTGATCGAGTCTGATCTCCTCAACTGGTACCACGAGGTGGTACGAGTGCACTTCCTGGAGAATGTGGCCACTCAGTTGGATTTCAGTAATCTTGATTCACTGGAGAAGCTTGAGTCAATTGCACTTCGTCTTGAAGCAGCCCGTTTCCACTACCACAGACCTTTGGAGAGTCTATCATTAAGTCGTCATCTGGTTGAGAACTTCCAacattatttatttgcatTATTCGAGATCACCTTTGGAGGAACGCCGTATCTCACGGCACTTAGGAACTACATGGTTTCCTGTTCGCTGCCACCTACAGACCGCACCATCAACCTGTGCAAGACACTATATAATCTCGGTCTGGGTCCCAAACTGGAGCCCATTCTGTCCAGCAGTTTGGTAGCTGGCATCGAGCGACATATTCTGAACGTTTATGGTGACGAGTGGACCCTTTCGTGTCTTCCCACCATGACAGTGTGGCTCAAATCGTGTCTTCCTCGCATTGAACAAATGTTTCTGCATCCCCCTACTCTCGACAGCTTAGTGTGTGTAGGACACCGATACGTGGCTCGGCTGCGTACTTCACAGCTATTTGACATCACTGTGGACTATCCTGACAGCATAGCTGCGATCCAGGACCTTCGACAGTGTCTAGAGTCTCCCCACCAACGAGCACAGGTAGTTGCAACCTTCCAAAACGCATGCCAGACTCGACTTTTGCATGCCGGTGCTAACACAGTCGACGTGCTCTCTGCATACATTCATACTACACACACATTTTTGCTACTTGATTCCAAGGGGGtcttgttggagaaggtcaCCCGACCCATCAAGAGATACCTCAAGGAGCGCTCAGATACTGTCACTTCCATTGTGTCTGGTCTACTGGGTAACGAAAAATCGGATATCAAGTCCCTGGCTGAGTATCTGTCAAAACCGCCCAGCACTGTTCTCGAGGATGATCTGGCTGACCCTCATTGGGTCCCTGATCCTCCGGATGCTCCATCGGACTTCCGAAAGGGCTTCGCCGACATTGTAGACGATCTTATCATGCTGTTTGACAATCGCGAGGTGTTTGTGCGAGAGTTTGTTGGTATCTTTGCCGACCAGATGTTGCAGCTAAGAGACTACAATGTGGGAGAGATTCAGCTACGTGCTGAGCTACTCAAACGTCGATTCGGTGAGCGAACTCTGCAGAATCTAGATGTGATGGTCCGAGATATCCAGGAGTCTAAGCGTGTGGATACAGGTGTTCACGCAGAATCCATCCAGGGCAAGGCTGTCTATGGTACTTTCCACGCTTCTATTCTGTCCAAACTCTGTTGGCCGCAGTTGAAGAGTGAGGAATTTCTACTTCCGTCAGCCATTGAGTCTCAGCTGAGTCTCTACGGTACAGGATTCTCAAAGCTCAAACAGCGTCGAAAGCTCAAGTGGCTGCGCTCTTTGGGTAACGTGGACGTGGAGCTGGAGTTGGAAGATCGAACCGTGGCTTTAACTGTTGCTCCAGAGATGGCTTCTTTTATCCACGCGTTCCACGACACCACCGAGAACTCCCTTGAGTATGTCCAGGAGAAACTCAAGATGAGTCCCGAGATGGCACGTCGATGTGCAGCCTTTTGGGTCAAGGAGGGGGTATTGCAGGAGAAGTCGGAAGGAGTGTTCCGTGTGTTGGAGCGCAAGTCAGAGGCCCAGAATGTTGTGGTTGCTGACGCGTTTGAGGCTTCTGAGGCTGGCCAGTCTGCCGAAGACAAGGCCATTGAATCGATTCGACAATACTGGTCTTACATTCATGCCATGCTGACAAACAGAGGTTCACTGCCTGTCATACAGATGCATTCGTTCCTCAAAATGCTGGTGCCAAAGGAAACGCCGTACACTGCTACTCAAGATGAGCTCAAGCAGTTTCTGCAAGCCATGGTGGATGAAGAGAAGTTGGATGTCGTTGGAGCCAAATTCAAGCTGAAGAAGTAGAAATAGAGAAGTATGGAGATGAACCTGTGAGGTTGTAGTATCGTTTGGACTCTTGTAAAGGGGATGGGAATACAGTTATGGAATAAGAGGCTGTAGTTAGGCCAATGTTGGATCAACTAGCTATTAAATACAAAAGCCATTGATATACTACGAAATACTCTCAACTACCATTAATACTGTTAATGTATTACAGTTTGTCTGAGTTATTACCAGACTAAGACTAGCTGGGCTGGACTGTTTAAGGCTTGCATCTGCCAGTGAATCGAGGGTACAGGGAGCACTCTCGAACAGTGAACCGGTCACAAAGCCATGCGAGAATTCGCTCAGTACCCAGGCCGTAGCCTCCGTGAGGGAAAGTTCCGTACTTTCGAAGATCAATGAAGAAGTCGTAAGGAGCGGTATCGATGCCCTCTCGCTTGAAGCCGGCCATAAGCTCGTCGAGGTCGTCGATACGCATAGAACCTCCGGTGATCTCTCCGACGTTGGGCATGAGAACATCGACGGACTCGGTGACTCGGGGATCGTCAACGCACTTCTTCATGTAGAAGGACTTGATCTCCAGGGGGAATCGGGTGAGGAAGATGGGCTTGCCGATCTCGTCGGTCATCTTTCgctcagcagcctcagcaaTATCGTCGCCAAAGGTGAACTTGTTGCCCTCCTCGTTAGGGATGTTGTGCTCGTTGAGCCACTCCAGAGCATCAACGTAGGGCATTCGCATGAAAGGTCGCTCAGGGGCCTTGAAACCGGGGTTGAGCTCCTGGACAAGGGGACCGGCAACAGGGTCAGCGAGAACGTAGTCCACAGTTCGGCACAGCACCTCCTCGATGTGCTCCAGGAATGTCTCGAAGTCAAGGAAGCCAAGCTCGGCCTCAATGTGGGTGTACTCAGACAAATGTCGTCGAGTGTGGGATCGCTCGGCTCGGAAAGACTCGGCGATACAGTAAGCGTCTCCAACCGAAGGGATGACAGTCTCCAGGTACAGCTGGGAGGACTGGGTCAGGTAGGCCTTCTCCCCGTAGTAGTCGAGTGCGAAAAGAGTGGAACCTCCCTCAACCTGGGTTTGGACCATGCAAGGAGGTGTGATCTCGGTCATTCCGAGCTCGTCGTAGACTCGTCGGATAGACCGCAGGAAAGAGGCTCGCACTTTCATGACGGCAGACAGAGTCTCTCCTCGCACAGTCAGGTATCGGTAGTCAAGCAGGTAAGAGGGGTCAGCGCCCTCCTGGACCTTGTTGGTAATGGCGTCGTCGCCGGAAGGAGCAAGACCGATGATCTCGTAGAAATCAACGACCAGCTCGTGTCCACCAGGAGCTCGAGCACCCTCAGGAACCTCCTTGAGGGTACCGTAGATGGCAACAGATGACTCGAGAGTCAGGTTCTGGGTCTGGAAAGCGTTGGCAAGATCTCCCTGAAGAACACACTGCAGGTATCCAGTACCGTCTCGCAGAACTAAGAAAGCAACACCCTTCTGGGTTCGCAGTCGATGGACCCAGCCAAACAGCTTGACTCGGGGACCTCGGTTCTCGGTGGTGTCTCTGATCTTGATCAGCTTGGGTTTGTCCAGAGACTTGTCCTCGGTGATAgtgatcttcttggcagcctccagacgagcagcctcggcaGCCTCTCGATCAGCCTTGGAAgcctccagctgcttggccttctcagcCTTCTTAACTAGACCGTCAACACCCTTCTTGGCTTTCTTCAGAGCAGAGGGGGAAATGTCCTCGTAAGCGCCCTCAGCACCCTCAGCTCCGGCCTTGAAGACCTTGATCTGAGCATCAGGGTGAGAGTACAGAGCAAAAGCGGGAGTCTTGTAGGGAGAATCCTGAGCTCCAGAGGCAGAAGACTCGTCGACACCCTTAGTATCGTTGACGTAAATTGCGGgtccagacacagacagttGTTCGACCTTTTTTTCGAGATCAGCCATGGTGATAGTTGCAAGTGCAGAATCAGACTCGAAATTTTCAGACGAACTTTGACTCATGTCGTGAGCCTGCCCTAACCCTGTGGCTGGGGACTAATGTGTGTCCCAATTTAGGGTGAATTATCGGTCATTACGAGCAgatgaataaataaatgtGTTCGTTGCAGCTATATCTGTTGGTTTCATTCTTCAATCTTTTCTTAATGACTATTAATGGCTGTTTTAATTACCACAATCCTCCCATTCAAAGTAGTAAGAGACCTGCATACATCATAACGTTGATGTGATGAGAGAAGTCCCAACTCAACATCGTGTAAATAAGATGTTGGTGTTATCTCGGCCTTCCTTTCTCGAGCTGACTGACATGTGAGTCATGAGGACCGGGTATCATTTGAGTGGCGAGTGTTTGTGATTGGCTTTTGTCCATATTGGGTGCGTACAaagctacttgtaggcgGTTGTGTTACGGGATTGTGCGTACCAGGCTCCATAAATCTAAAACCATTAGTTGAATCCATGTCAACTAAAGATCCGAAATTGCACACCAACTAAGGTAGCATTAATGCGGAGATGGTTATCTGTGACTCGAATGGCTCGTAGAAGACATTATTGAAGAGAGAGATGCATTAAAAAGTTTTCTGATGAACAGGCAATCAACTCCACAAACTTATCCACAGTACTTGACTCTGTTTCATCTCGCgtaagtacttgtacataccgAATCCCAGAATATAAGgaaccatctccaacattAGGCTGCGTTAGCTATTGACTAATGAAATGAATATTTCGGACAAACATCAGAAATTGGACACATTTAGAAGAGTGCTACTAATGCACTTCCATTCAAACAAGTACACGAAGCATTGATATTAGGATTATATAATCGCTCGACCGATTACATTCGTACACACCCATACCCACAAGCTttatggtcacgtgcctcTCATCGCGTTGGCCTGCCTTATAGGTGTGTGTTTCACGCAACTCTACTGAAACGTGATGGTCACAACCCCTTCAACCCTAAGTATTGCTGTTGATGTTAGACAGATGGAGAGTAAACGAGTGGCGAAGATGTGAATGGTGTtatggaggaggacccACGTGACACTTTGTGACTCTATACTGCATCGTTATTCTTGTCATTCAATCCTATCTGACACATTCCTTCtaccctacaagtaggtgcTTATCCCTGGTCAACCTTCGGACCCCGTCGCACCTGATAAGCGACGGGTTTTTGAGATAAGAATCTTGACAACGGAACCTGTCGTTGAGAAGTACATCGCTACTGCTACTGTAATACAAAGGATATTTACCCCTGGAATAATATCGTATTCATAGTGggcatgtactgtatacaATTGGACAACACGTCCACGTAGTTGAGCTACCGTGTATATCCGAAGGCACTAACACAACCCATTATTATTAAACAGCTCGTGAGCGGGGCTTAGGATGAGCACCTAGGGTGGCGcgtactactgtagtttaGGATGCTTAGTGACACACACGACCTGACCCTTTTagaggtacagtactatactcgtacaataGTTACGACCAAAGGGCTCGCCCACTGTTTGGCTCTCCCTTTTATGTTTAAGATAGCAGCACGCCTCGTAGCACCTGGTCAGTGTCTCTGATAACAATAATAGAGTTGCGTTGACACGCAGTTTGTGTGACCAGAGAAGGATACATTTCCCAATTGGGACTGCTAGCAAATGCGGCCAAGGGATTACGGTGAGGAGAAGGGTGTTCATGGATCGAAGGATGGGGGAAATGGGGAGATTATTGGACTGGGTGACACGTGTAACCTCCATCCTAAGGCGCCTCCACGGCCTTAAACCCACTCTTCACTCTTCCGTCTCCACTTAGACTTCGCCGTTGAACGCTAATGAGTCACTACCAAGACCATGACAGGCAAGAGGGTAGGTGAGGCCACAGGCTCTGAGATTGCATGGTTGGGGGGTCATGCCGTGAAGGGCTGGAGTAGTAGACACCGTGAGTGTTTAGACAagtgtcacgtgataacaCTACACGTCCACACGTAAATATAGATCCCCATACCGGCCCCTCCATTGTGTCTCTCTCGCAGACACCTTCCTTTTACAACCCAACTTTGGAGTAACGACCGACTCacgttttttttcctcccAATCCAACTTTGTAAGGCACACGCTCAAAATCTCAAATCTGAAATTTTGATTTCACGAACTTCATCTGGATATCATATTTGAAAGTGAGTACACTGAAAACACTGACAAAACAAGACCAACACGAG
This genomic interval from Yarrowia lipolytica chromosome 1E, complete sequence contains the following:
- a CDS encoding uncharacterized protein (Compare to YALI0E04983g, some similarities with uniprot|CAD62574 Schizosaccharomyces pombe Anaphase-promoting complex (APC) required for cyclin degradation possibly required for metaphase-anaphase transition cullin family, similar to Saccharomyces cerevisiae APC2 (YLR127C); ancestral locus Anc_8.321), with protein sequence MQIQAFDSIFGDAFDDSLRIPAETDVQDLNMASLDTIREWMSPDNSNADVSDIQASIALIPLIESDLLNWYHEVVRVHFLENVATQLDFSNLDSLEKLESIALRLEAARFHYHRPLESLSLSRHLVENFQHYLFALFEITFGGTPYLTALRNYMVSCSLPPTDRTINLCKTLYNLGLGPKLEPILSSSLVAGIERHILNVYGDEWTLSCLPTMTVWLKSCLPRIEQMFLHPPTLDSLVCVGHRYVARLRTSQLFDITVDYPDSIAAIQDLRQCLESPHQRAQVVATFQNACQTRLLHAGANTVDVLSAYIHTTHTFLLLDSKGVLLEKVTRPIKRYLKERSDTVTSIVSGLLGNEKSDIKSLAEYLSKPPSTVLEDDLADPHWVPDPPDAPSDFRKGFADIVDDLIMLFDNREVFVREFVGIFADQMLQLRDYNVGEIQLRAELLKRRFGERTLQNLDVMVRDIQESKRVDTGVHAESIQGKAVYGTFHASILSKLCWPQLKSEEFLLPSAIESQLSLYGTGFSKLKQRRKLKWLRSLGNVDVELELEDRTVALTVAPEMASFIHAFHDTTENSLEYVQEKLKMSPEMARRCAAFWVKEGVLQEKSEGVFRVLERKSEAQNVVVADAFEASEAGQSAEDKAIESIRQYWSYIHAMLTNRGSLPVIQMHSFLKMLVPKETPYTATQDELKQFLQAMVDEEKLDVVGAKFKLKK
- a CDS encoding uncharacterized protein (Compare to YALI0E05005g, similar to uniprot|P38707 Saccharomyces cerevisiae YHR019c DED81 asparaginyl-tRNA-synthetase, similar to Saccharomyces cerevisiae DED81 (YHR019C); ancestral locus Anc_1.353) — encoded protein: MSQSSSENFESDSALATITMADLEKKVEQLSVSGPAIYVNDTKGVDESSASGAQDSPYKTPAFALYSHPDAQIKVFKAGAEGAEGAYEDISPSALKKAKKGVDGLVKKAEKAKQLEASKADREAAEAARLEAAKKITITEDKSLDKPKLIKIRDTTENRGPRVKLFGWVHRLRTQKGVAFLVLRDGTGYLQCVLQGDLANAFQTQNLTLESSVAIYGTLKEVPEGARAPGGHELVVDFYEIIGLAPSGDDAITNKVQEGADPSYLLDYRYLTVRGETLSAVMKVRASFLRSIRRVYDELGMTEITPPCMVQTQVEGGSTLFALDYYGEKAYLTQSSQLYLETVIPSVGDAYCIAESFRAERSHTRRHLSEYTHIEAELGFLDFETFLEHIEEVLCRTVDYVLADPVAGPLVQELNPGFKAPERPFMRMPYVDALEWLNEHNIPNEEGNKFTFGDDIAEAAERKMTDEIGKPIFLTRFPLEIKSFYMKKCVDDPRVTESVDVLMPNVGEITGGSMRIDDLDELMAGFKREGIDTAPYDFFIDLRKYGTFPHGGYGLGTERILAWLCDRFTVRECSLYPRFTGRCKP